Genomic window (Juglans microcarpa x Juglans regia isolate MS1-56 chromosome 2S, Jm3101_v1.0, whole genome shotgun sequence):
TAGATTAGTTATTGTTCACAGCACCTCTCAAGTACAAACTGATGTTGAACAACCAATCATTGAAGTTCCACAAGCTGCTTACGACATTCCAGTAGATCAGGTAATTCAAGAGTTGCCAATAACTTTTAAACAATAAGTTGAACCACAAACTTCTCAGGAAGATAATGGTATAACAGTAAGAAAATCTATTAGACCAAAGAAATCAGCAATTCCTGATGATTATATTATGTATCTGGAAGAATCTGACTATAACATTGGAGCCAAATATAATCCCGAGTCCTTTTCACAAGCCGTGAGTTgcaaaatataagaattatgGTACAATGTCATAAATGAAGAGATGAATTCTATGAAGAGTAATGGAGTCTGGGATCCTGTTGAGTTGTCTAATGGTGCAAAAGCTATTGGATGTAAATGGATCTTTAAGACAAATAAAGACTTTTTGGGCAACATTGAGAGATAAAGGCAAAATTCGTTGCTAAGAGATTCactcaaaaagaaagaatcGATTACACAGAGACTTCCTCTCATATATCTAAGAAAGATTCATTATGCGTTATTTTGGCATTCGTAGCCCATTTTGACTTGGAGTTGCAACAAATGGATACGAAAACGGCATTTTTCAATGGAGATCTagaatatgaggtttacatgaaacaacatGAAGGATTACCCTCTAATGATGGTGAGCAATTGGTTTGCAAGCTCAATAAATCCatatatggtttaaaacaagcatccCACCAATAGTATTTGAAATtccataatataatttatttattcgattttgtagaaaacattatagatcaatatatataccaaaatgTTAGTGAGAGTAAaatctgttttcttgttttatatgtggATAACATTTTGCTAGCAACCAATGATAAGAGTTTGCTGCATGAGGTAAAacaactcatctctaaaaatttcGATAAGAATGATATAGGTGAGACATCTTATGTCATTGGCATTAAGATCCATAGAGATAGATTTCGAGGTATCTTGGGTCTGTCTCAAGAaacctatattaataaagttttagagaaaTTTCGAATGAATGATTGTTCACCAAGTGTAGCTCTCATTGTGAAGGGTGATAAGTTCAATTTGAACCAATGCCCGAAGAATGACTTTGAAAgtgaacaaatgaagaacattccATATGCTTCTGCTATCGGAAGCCTAATGTATGCTCAGGTCTACACAGGACCTGACATTGCATTTGTTGTTGGAATGCTAAGATGATATCAGAGTGATCCAGGTGTAGATCACTGGAGAGCTGCAAAGAAAGTAATGAAGTACCTTCAAAGAACCAAAGActacatgtttatgtatagacGGACGAACAATCTAGAAGTAATTAACTACTCAGATTCTAACTTTGCTGGCTGTGTTGATTCACGCAAATCAACATCAAGATACATTTTTATTATGACCAGTGAAACTGTATCATGGACGAGTGTCAAGTAGACCTTGACTGCTACTTCCACTATGGAAGCCGAGTTCCTCTCATGTTTTGAGGCTACTTCACATAGTATATGGCTTAAAAGTTTCATTTATGAGTTTAGAATTATGGATTCTATCTCTAGGCCATTAAGAATGTATTGCGACAATTCAGCTGTTATTTTTATGGTTAAGAACAACAAAAATGGAAGTCGAAGTAAACACATCGACATTAAGTATTTAGTCATAAGGGAACgtgttaaagaaaagaaaatggtcatTGAGCATGTTAGCACTAAGTTGATGATCGTTGATACTTCGAATAAGGGCATGCCACCGTTGAAATTCAAGGATCATGTAGTGAATATGAGACTTGGTTCTATTATGCAGTTTTTAATTATATGgacaatgttattttaatgaaattcttaattattgtgatgtttttctcatatttatgtgcaccttaatttaattttgagaaaaatcatCTATGTTGAACCAAGAATAAACATAAGGcttattcattaagaaattattgccacataaattataatatttaagaaataaatacatagtaATACATGGAAGATAATACTCGTCATTAAAGGACTTATCGccatgattcatgtatttattacttaataCAAATTATCGATGGGTTTAAGATGAGACATTAGTTTAGAAATGTGaaccaagtgggagaatgttagCTATCTGAACAGGCCACGATCATTTCTCACGGAAATCCGTTTGTGGGAACGGGTCTCAAGCTTCCCTTTTTCTTGTGAGCTCTTGAAGTGATTCACAACTTTCTTCCGAGTCTCCACCATGTTCATAGAGCAGCTGGAATGTTTTCCATGATCAACTGAAGCTGTGGAACACTTGACATGTAGCCACCGAAAGCTTGATGGAAGCTTAGCTATAAATACTCCGGTTTGGTCTCTAAATTTAATCACTCGATCTCCTTCAATCTTATATCATCTAAATAGAGTGAGTAGAGTTTTGAAAGTGTGAAAACGAGAGAGAAATAGTGTGAGATTGTGAGTAAGTATCAATGGTCGGAAGTACGGTTTTTTGGGCATTTCAATTTTCGATTCttattaaaagtttaatttcGAACTTTAGAATCGTTATTAAGCTATCATAAAATAGGTCtctataaatgatgaaatttctacaaatctaCACTGGCTTTCTACGACTTTTTTACACAAATTTCACCACGCACGGTGGCTCCAAAAACTCTTCTCTCAAAGGAGGCATCATTTTCAACCTCCCAAAACTCGAAAATCCCTCTATTATACTGAGAGAAATGTGAGGCCATGAGATATATGTAAACCCGTAAACGTATCGACTTGTCATTGATCAACATGAAGAACATTGTATCGACGTTCGAATCGTCATCATGGATAGAAATAACTATTTCTTCCATTCTAGCCTATTGTGCGAATTTATATGTTAACAAGACCCtttctcaataaatatatatatatatatatatgtatatatttcaaGATTTAGACGAGAAGATAACTAGTTATTATTCTCGGTTTAAAGAAGAAAGTTTTTGTGAAATACATAGTTTTTAATAGGATTGaccttattaatttataaaaagattaaaaaaatagattttaaataacCATGAATTAATGCAGAACTAACAAcattaagtaattaaaaattagatttgtcACGTAATTAACGATATACGTTTGAATACTTTCTTTTTTGGTCTGATTAGTTACAGAATAATTATCTCgtcaaagttaaaaatatagatCGAAGAAGAGAAAGttattgtaaatgaaattgTCCATATCTTAGTACGCAcgtgaggaaaaagaaaagagtaattaGAATTATTACTTAATTCCATGAACATATTCCACAAGCTGTATTGCCACAGCTCAAAGCCGCCACGTCAGTGACTATCGAGCGCATGCCGTGTGTGGATAATAAGAAAAGTCTTCTCTCTTCAGTgccatacatttatatatatacacacacgggAACGGTCCATTAGTTTTGGAAAAAATCTTCGCAACttcttaacattttatattttatatttttttttaattattattattattttttatcaaatatttattatatgaataatgaatagaaaatttgaaataatttaaaaagaataaactcaaaaaaaaaattaaaaaatatattaaaaaatttaaaaatttaaaaaaatgtgaagtgtGGTAGAGGTTGTATAGCAAAACACATTTTCTCTCTTGTGAACAATCAACCCACTTCGAAATTTTCGCCCCACACCCTATGACTTCTGGTCCTAGTGGAGGAGCTCCAAACCAGATAGGCGCACTCCACCGTAGTTGCACGAACCATCGCACTGCTGCCCTCCAGACCATGCCAACCATCGCACTGCCCTATTCCTCCTTGTTCATCGACCTCTTTCTTCAGTTATGCAAATCAGAAGACATGCCAATAAAATATGTGCGGATTTGCTATATGCAAATAATATTAggtttttaaaattcttatccCATTTCTCAGcctctaaaaaaaagaaaaaaaaaaatgtcgaaTGTATCATTCTAAATCATGATGCACCGATATTATTGTGATTGTTTTATGGAAAACTCTTGTTGCAGGCATTTTCGCACACCGAAGTGCACCGATCAGCTGACATGTAATTTTCCTTTAATGAAACGGTTCCTTTTCATTTCACTTTTACTAAGTTTTGAACGggagttttttaattttgttaatgatGCGAATCATTTTCGTTTCACTTTCAGTAAATGAAAGTCCTTGGACCACCTCCAGtggcatatatttttcttgaaacgACGGCCATAGCGAACttctttgaaaaattagagttttttcagaaaatgaaatGGTGGCCTAATTTGCCCCGATTGTTATATTCAATTTCTCAGTTCTCAAACAACgaaatatctataaataaagaataataatttattttctttttctacaaaTTCTCAGCAGACCAAACAAGAAATTTATCTTCTCAAAACGCTGAAATTTTAGATAATACATATATCATTggctagaatatatatatatatatatatagagagagagagagagagagagagagagaagcaacaAAAATGAAGCTACCCTCGTAAACACACATCGATGTTACGCATGTAAAAGGAAAAACCCATTTCTTAGAATCTAATTATGGTAATCAGGAAGCCATTAAAATCGCAAGAAACAATCGGGTTTGTTCCTATGAACGGTTTCAAAGTGAAGTAACTGAGGCTAAAAAGCAGTGGAAGCTATTGTCTGCACCAAAACTGTCGACGACCCAGATCagcaaaagatgtgattttgaaaaaatgttcGCGTAGAAGATTGAGGCTTGAAGAGGATGCTCATATCCATACAAGGTTTGAGAGCAGTAAGGAGAAAAGGTAGGAAAATGGTCGACaagttaaaaactaaaaagattattatttatatttttctcgtTTCAAGGGTCGGGGTGTTTGGGAAATTGGTAAAGAgttttgctaggtacaagcgagTTCGTGCACCATATCGCGTAccgatgatttttttaatttaaaaaaaaatctcaaaaaattttttgagagaagaagaaaatctcttatataataaaaattatttttgtctttaattcatatcattttattaaacatatatattatatatcaatattgatGCATGAATTGGTATACCAACTTGCTTGCAATAAGATTTTTTCattagtaaaagaaaaactctactaCTCTCTAGCTGGACAATTGGTGCCCGGTCGGTGCGCGAAACTGCCTGCACCTAAAAGAACTgttgttttatatatgtttgtttcaaaataattaagtgCGTTACTGCGTATGTGACTCTAATAGAAACTTCTAAACATAAATTATGGCACTTGATTTCGAAGAAAAGTGCAATTATATAATGTctgaaagtttaataaattcaggagtaattttatctttttaataacAAAGAGAGGAGATCTAAAAGctggttgagagagagagagtttgtgaGGGTGACTTACGGGAGTCGTATGGAAGAGGGAGAAAAGGACAGGAATCTGAGTCGGTCCATGGTGTCCCTTGCAAGGGGGGAAGAGGACAGGGTGAAtcaccaaaattttttttttctttcctctgcaGAGCGGTCCACCATTGGATTCATGTGGGGTCTACGTGGTATGCTATCATTCTAATTCTTTTCGAATCATTTGCCCAACTACCTAGGAAAGTTGTCCGGCCATGATCAGCCACTATTAGAACATCTACTTATAAACAGTCCCACAAAAGTATCCAGTTCCTGAACTTTAATTCTTCCATGGAAGCTGATCATGAATCCGAAAAAGCACCGACCTTCTCCTTACCTGTCGATGCTGATTCAAAAGCCACCGTAATCCGACCTCTCTCGATAGCGCCACCCCACATGCGAGCCTTCCACCTTGCAtggctctctctcttctcctgcTTCTTCTCCACCTTCTCTATCCCTCCTCTCCTCGCCATCATCCGTGAAGACCTCAACCTCACCGACACTGATATCGGCAACGCCGGCATAGCTTCCTTTGTGGGCTCCATCTTCTCCCGCTTCGCCATGGGGCCTACATGCGACCTCGTTGGCCCTCGCGTCGCCTCCGCCACGCTGTCTCTCCTCACAGCGCCTGTCATCCTTTCCATGTCTCTCGTATCATCGCCGAAATCGTTCGTTCTTATTCGCTTCCTAGTAGGCTTTTCGCTTGCTAACTTCGTCGCCAACCAGTTCTGGATGAGCTCTATGTTCTCCGGCCCCGTCGTCGGGCTTGCCAACGGAGTCGCCGCCGGCTGGGCTAACATGGGCTCGGGCGTCACCCAGTTGGTCATGCCGCTCATATACTCTCTCTTCATATCCCTCCACATACCTTCTTCCACCGCTTGGCGTGCTGCTTTTATCGTCCCTGCAATATTCCAAGTAGTGACAGCAATATTGGTCTTGGTTTATGGCCAAGACCTTCCGTCCGGGAAATACAAACGCTCCAATATTAAGACCCCAAAAGAGAACTTACTGAAAATTCTATGCAATGGGATTAAGAATTACAGAGGGTGGATACTGGCTTTAACATACGGATACTGTTTTGGAGTGGAGCTGACAACAAATAATATCATAGCGCAGTACTTCTACGGCAGGTTTAATGTGAATCTGGACCTGGCTGGGACGATAGCGGCGAGCTTTGGAATGGCCAATTTTTTTTCCCGGCCGTTAGGAGGGGTGATTTCCGACGAGATGGGGAAGAGGTTTGGAATGAGAGGGAGGCTGTGGGGGTTGTGGGTGGTGCAGACACTGGCGGGGTTGCTGTGTGTGTTACTGGGACGAGTCAATTCTCTGTGGGGTTCCATAACGGTGATGTGTGGTTTCGCTGTGTTCGTTCAAGCCGCAAGTGGTCTCACGTTCGGCGTGGTTCCTTTTGTTTCCAAGAGGTGAGTTTTGCTTGACACATGAAAATTGGAACATTAAAAAATCTCacggtcaaaaaaaaaaaaaaaaaaaaaaaaaaaaaaaaaaaaaaaaaaacttattgcTAGGAACgcgaaaccatttaatttaaattagtatgtatatatttaaaaaatgtttatcaGATATAGTTGTTTTTTATTATCTcctgatatgatattaaattgttaaaaagtcgtcattttttattatcaattattcagtataatacaaaaggacgatggataaaaaaatgattaataataaccttaaaaattaaaatatgcatGTACGATTCCGTGGCTTTGTCCCGACAGAAAATGTTTCGGTGAGACTAGAAAAATAGTGTCGGTTAGAAAAATAGTGTCGGTACTTTCCACATTTCTGCAGGCCCCACATAAACTTTAAAAGGGTGACACGAACGATCAAGTCGTTGTTTGTTTGTGTACGTGTTTGACAATTGGCACGATTCAAGAACTTTGTTTTTGTACTAATCATTTCAAGAGCCCGTTTGTCCTGGTCGATAAAAACGGAAGAAAAGTCTTATTAGTAGTTAGGACACAGTTGACAGTAGCACTACTAGAATTAGTTTGCGAAgatgatatttatatacttgTGGTATTAATGCCCGCAGGTCGCTTGGAGTGATATCGGGGATGACAGGGAGTGGAGGGACGGTGGGGCAGTGGTGACGCAGCTCTTGTTGTTTTCAGGCTCTAAGTTCTCGAAACAGACAGGCATCTCTCTCATGGGGGTTATGGTGCTCGTCTGCACTCTCCCAATCACCCTCATCTACTTCCCGCAATGGGGCGGAATGTTTTGCGGCCCTGCAGCCTCTCATCATCTTCCCATGAAACCCAATATTGCAGATGATGATCATTACCACTTGCTAGAATAAGGTTCCCCAGCACGTTCATGGCATGTATAATTATTTGTTTCTAAGATAATAATGaagggaaaaatattttctcaattgGTTCTATCACGAATCATGAAGAAAACTCAAAACTTAATCCATGTGGACAAGAGAGTTCTTATTATTTGATGGAGATTATCTGCAATGAACCACTTATGAAAGCATTTTATCGAGTAATGTTATACTCCATGTCCTCTCATCCtattttaagatattataaatttatcatcatATAAATGATCactcaatagtgataaatatatcacatcttacataataaaatgagaatgaAATGATAGTGTAGTgtaatgtatagaatttttctaaaaatatacaCGTAAAAGGCAAAAGACAAACGATATGCTTTCGTAGGATGGTTCTATCCTGAagcagaatatatatatatatatacacgtacttTTCTAAAGAAGAATAGCAAGAAAGCTGATTTACACGTACTTCGACATAAATAAGAGGTTTGTATACtggttagttttattttattaaggtaTGCatctttttttctgttttgttttaatgcttattttattatcttggatagttattaattatttatatagttgtTTTTTATGTCGGGATTTggattttatgatttattgtaCAAACCAGATATTTGGTTGTAAGATTCCTCCCCCATAAATAAGGgagttatcaataaaattaaattatcgtccttgaaaatatatatataatgtgccTGCTACAGCAAGAACCCAAGATGGCCAAGGCTTAACCAGAGAAGCCACGAACTAAGAGCTGTCATGAAGACATTCTGTATACTGCACGTGGTGAGTCTTTACAAGTTTAGTGCAAAAATAAAGAAGACTACGGAAAGAATTATAAACATTGCTAAATCCGATTACTGCTTACTGGATTTCCGGCTAAGCTCATCTAACTGCCTGCTTTCCTTTCTGTTAATTAACTGTTCTTGTGCTATATGCCAACGACTTATAGTGCTTTTGACAAAGAAGCTGATGCTAATTATGGTAAATTAACTTATTCAGTTGTTTTCTCAATAATGCTTCGGAGCTCTATCCCAAACCATGGGAAAGCCCTGAGAGAAGAATCTTGGCAGAGCCCACCAACCTCCCAGAATTCCAACCAAAGTCAACTTTTCTTCTTTCAGTTCGACTCTAGCAATGCAGAGAAGCTTATAGTCTTGAACTTCAACATTTTTAGCGTATAGTGACTGCAAAGCAAAAGATATCAGCTGTGGGTAAAAGCAATCTATTTGTAAAAGACACTTGAAAGAGATTGGAAGTCGATCCACTCACTCCATTCTACCCACAATTATCAAATCTAAATTGTTATAAACCATAGTGCATGCGACCAATTAAGATGTCAATTCGAAGAAGTCATTGAATAATTTCCATGGAAACATAGGCGCATAATCAGATCATGGATCAATTGTTGCAGATGATATATAGGCAGTCCAAATTTAGCTATGAATACACGTGGCTATGAGAAACTGCAGCCTGATAAGCGTTTGAAAGAGAGAATTAGGAAAACACATCATGTTCTATTCTTTATCCTGTTTCTTCTCCATTCTTTCCTTATAAGCAAGGGCAGAACCAGGAATTATAAGATGGgagaaatacaaaaataaaaaataaataaaaagttaaaaatcgTGGGGAGGGGGAACTAATTTTTAATAAGCTTCTAAAATCATGGAATGGGCATCCAATGGGTGGAGTGATGCCCGTTTGACATAAGTATTGGTAGAACCAACTTCCCTCAATAAGCATGTGTACTTGCAAGCCCAAGTAAACTGTCACGGCCATCCAAAAAACTCTCACCAGATGCCATATccagtacatatatataaccttACGCGCCATAAAAACTGGAGAAAAGTATTGGAATAAAAAGTCAATGCAAATAGTAGAAAAATGGGCACACCTTTTTTCTGTACAAGTGAGGCTCTTTGCGCATGGATTGATAACATAACTGCAACATGTAAAGTTTGAAATAATAAGCTCATCAAGGAATGGTCAAGCAAGATCCTTTTTCCTATAACAGTAGTTTTTTCCTTCGAGTTATATGCATATAGGAACAAAGAACAAAGAGTAACTCCTGAGATTTCAACCTCATAACTCAAAAATGACATATTATAGTCTATAGTTCCCTCACTCAACAAAGCCTTGgtttccatttaaattcaaagcAGCTACCCCAATTTAATAGACCATTGATCAACTCCAAGTATGTAGAATCATATCAGCCACTGAAATTGTCAAGACGATACCAGGGAGGACAAAATCATAATAGCAAGGATTTTACACAAGAAATTATcaacaataatgaaaaaatatatcctaTGAGATAACCACATATTGATGAAAATTGATTGTTCACATTATgttcaacaaaattaaaaaatgtattcatCTGTCAAGAATCCAATCCACGTATTTCTTCAGCTCACTAGTCAAACACCAGGGAATGGATTGCCTCTTGATACCCTAGTTCGTGAGTTCTATACTCTACAAGAGTTTAGAAAGTTTTTTTATTGGACTCTCTCTAAGTCATGAGTACAACAAGGTGAAATGGAATACATCCTTACCTGACCAACAAAAACATAGACTGAGAGAGGACTAGGATTTGTGCTTAGGagtaacaaaataattttgattgCAATGAGTGCAATAGGATGATCCAAGTTTGTCAACAcagtaagaaataaaaaaccagGTAGCCAGAATTTCTGGGCAAACATCCAGAAGGTCCGCGGATCTTCTTCCTCATCCAAAGCATCTGACAAGTGGTGATCATCCAGCAAAATATCAAGATCCACGttaatgaaaatttgaaattcaatgcATGAAAATTTACTATGGGTACAAGTTTAAAAGATGCTGATACCTTAAAAACGGAACATATAGCCCATAATACTGGTTGATATGTTCTACTCACCATCCATAGCATAAACAACACGAGGCTGAAAGCTTCTAGACCCCATTACAACTGACACAGCAAGTATGCATCCGATACTTAGCTTATGCCCTACAAGAATGTCATCGCAACAACCATAATATTAAAACAGGTTGCATATTAAGTTTGATGAGTTTgtaattttggatattttgtcTGGTCTTTGGAAGTATTAGTTTTTAATGCCTGGGTTTTGGGCCTTTTGATTTGTTTATATACCCTAGGCGTCTTgatgtaaccacggttttccttcgccacaagtgagggcaatcaataaaattgggtaccatcctcttcttaaaaaaaaaaaaaaaaaagttgcatattaaacaaataacataatatGTATTGCTTATTGCATTAGGGAGGACCTCAATCGAGTCTCAAAAGAAGTTAACAAGCAAAGTATAAGCCCAGAAAATAACTGCTTTTAAACTCTATAtaataagagaaaagatatttgcaaccgtgaattgtgcaaccgccgcgtaatcgttttgcaaaaagtgaataaaacatgagacccacatgaaaaaaattaattttttaacagtggactccactttttttaaagcgattacaCAACGTTTATACACTttacggttgtatgtagaattgttaatataataaatattagtgGTATAGCATCTCTAAAACTAGATTAGATGGATAATAACACTGCAATAAATGGATGGGAAACGATAACACCATGTGACCCATCTcattatgtaaaccattttCTCCACAAGACACTCCCTTTTGAAATAGTTAAGCTTTGCAACTCAAACAGGGAATAGGTAGGTGCAGTGCAGGGCTAAAGTAAATTTTCCCAGTAGATTGAAACAGGCCACTCTAGCATAAGATACGAGTTCCACTCTCCCCGCACGAACACGAACGTTATCAGAATAGCGTAGTAACGAAAGCTAAAcatgatgaaaattacatcatctACGTGCTTGGTTATATACTCAGATTCTAAACATGGGAAGTTCAACTTGTGAAACTTAAATTGGGG
Coding sequences:
- the LOC121251376 gene encoding LOW QUALITY PROTEIN: high affinity nitrate transporter 2.7-like (The sequence of the model RefSeq protein was modified relative to this genomic sequence to represent the inferred CDS: inserted 1 base in 1 codon), translated to MEADHESEKAPTFSLPVDADSKATVIRPLSIAPPHMRAFHLAWLSLFSCFFSTFSIPPLLAIIREDLNLTDTDIGNAGIASFVGSIFSRFAMGPTCDLVGPRVASATLSLLTAPVILSMSLVSSPKSFVLIRFLVGFSLANFVANQFWMSSMFSGPVVGLANGVAAGWANMGSGVTQLVMPLIYSLFISLHIPSSTAWRAAFIVPAIFQVVTAILVLVYGQDLPSGKYKRSNIKTPKENLLKILCNGIKNYRGWILALTYGYCFGVELTTNNIIAQYFYGRFNVNLDLAGTIAASFGMANFFSRPLGGVISDEMGKRFGMRGRLWGLWVVQTLAGLLCVLLGRVNSLWGSITVMCGFAVFVQAASGLTFGVVPFVSKRSLGVISGMTGSGGTXGAVVTQLLLFSGSKFSKQTGISLMGVMVLVCTLPITLIYFPQWGGMFCGPAASHHLPMKPNIADDDHYHLLE
- the LOC121253175 gene encoding uncharacterized protein LOC121253175, which encodes MAHSTKFLRPIRQSITVITSSYPPIFHSRKSYYAKFEPLKTLIKALEPVLRNRVSAFERQLIPRRKYFCFSGHKLSIGCILAVSVVMGSRSFQPRVVYAMDDALDEEEDPRTFWMFAQKFWLPGFLFLTVLTNLDHPIALIAIKIILLLLSTNPSPLSVYVFVGQINGLLNWGSCFEFKWKPRLC